One stretch of Aptenodytes patagonicus chromosome 23, bAptPat1.pri.cur, whole genome shotgun sequence DNA includes these proteins:
- the PHLDB1 gene encoding pleckstrin homology-like domain family B member 1 isoform X3 gives MEAPGRIPASPTRRVQTIIQNSPLDLIDTGKGLKVQTEKPHLVSLGSGRLSTAVTLLPLEEGRTTIGTAARDIVLQGPGLAPQHCYIENVRGTLTLHPCGNACAIDGVPLRRPTRLTQGCTICLGQATFLRFNHPAEAKWMKSMIPAGGRSPAALYGLSAKPEALVNGGRQPAERGCPSHSSLVSSIEKDLQDIMDSLVLEEPASPGGKKPPAHGRSPLSPVVNGGGRCLLSPPPSPGATSGGSSYENTSPPFSPLSSPASSGGYTSPSPSSQEQGPAVPPLVPLRSSSYNHALQPPTQCPPPPPSGCPGEPWPAERLEDHRAGSPRLTPRAAPRPRAALQERPPSPFREPRDPPAPSRQPAGRAVLEARLQPPESPRAARRNMESMRELPPLSPSLSRRAASPRAAPDASSPQPRLGREVPGSPRARRKGPEEPRGAGSPSPPLLAETAPRRPSFSTCLSPAYGLGSPAMPSPRQSPRAPRKTSGDPRPPTGPRERKNSITEISDNEDELLEYHRRQRQERVREQEMERLERQRLETILNLCAEYTKTDGTEPADVHRLLAGDADAGQRVPRGAMTLGHASKELQQRESLERSDEENLKEECSSTESTHHEHEELAGPRAKEAQRLEEERASVLGRLDQLKGHVKELEQQLQETSREAEMERALLQGERESEAARLRQEQEAVQQLQEKLSSLDASIRKERDKEAEALEMEAKLFEDLEFQQLERESRLEEEREARGQQLLQSRAECHRSIARRKERVAALDAQAAQIRLQSAQEAERLARERNGILQLLQKEKEKLVSLERRYQLVTGGRSFPKMSSALREETLHISEPYELLEGTKPLSPLPAAAASLASPAARSYPKAQEEYMRLSDVFRFCSNAHGPSPDTKASAAAPAAAQRSFLLAVPPAADEYVTVEQLSGILGGLHAPAASPLGCAPPAPSSSGCAAPPPLPSLSSPSVSAEMEQQLLGGPVWLPALDLEKWYQEVMAGFETSSSSVSPPSSPPPLPAKAHSSHKPLQVYRAKTEGDAGALAPRMKTVTPSSSQLNLCVLGRSPSPKLTTCRPAQGPPSPVGSLPRNLAATLQDIEMKRQLALQQKGQQVIEEQKRRLAELKQKAAAEAQSQWEALHGQPPFPAAFPPLVHHSILHHHRPHGIGPRAEELDHAYDTLSLESSDSMETSISTGNNSACSPDNISSASGMEAGKIEEMEKMLKEAHAEKSRLMESREREMELRRQALEDERRRREQLERRLQDETARRQKLVEKEVKLREKHFSQARPLTRYLPIRKEDFDLRLHIESSGHSVDTCYHVILTEKMCKGYLVKMGGKIKSWKKRWFVFDRMKRTLSYYVDKHETKLKGVIYFQAIEEVYYDHLRSAAKSPNPALTFCVKTHDRLYYMVAPSAEAMRIWMDVIVTGAEGYTQFMN, from the exons ATGGAGGCACCCGGCAGGATCCCCGCCAGCCCGACCCGCAGAGTCCAGACCATCATCCAG aaCAGCCCCCTGGACCTGATCGACACGGGCAAGGGGCTGAAGGTGCAAACGGAGAAGCCGCACTTGGTgagcctgggcagcggccggctCAGCACCGCTGTCACGCTCCTGCCCCTGGAGGAAG GGAGGACCACCATCGGCACGGCCGCAAGGGACATCGTCCTGCAGGGCCCCGGGCTGGCGCCTCAGCACTGCTACATCGAGAACGTGCGGGGGACGCTCACCCTGCACCCCTGCGGCAATGCCTGCGCCATCGACGGCGTGCCGCTCCGGCGGCCCACACGCCTCACCCAAG ggTGCACCATCTGCTTGGGCCAGGCCACCTTCCTCCGCTTCAACCACCCTGCCGAGGCCAAGTGGATGAAGAGCATGATCCCAGCGGGGGGCAGGAGCCCAGCGGCTCTCTACGGACTGTCAGCAA AGCCTGAGGCCCTGGTGAACGGTGGCCGCCAGCCGGCTGAGCGCGGGTGTCCCAGCCATAGCTCCCTCGTCAGCTCCATCGAGAAGGACCTGCAGGACATCATGGACTCGCTGGTGCTGGAGGAGCCAGCGTCCCCCGGCGGCAAGAAGCCACCTGCCCATGGCCggtcccccctctccccagtggTGAACGGGGGTGGGCGTTGCCTCCtgtcccccccacccagccccgggGCCACCTCGGGGGGCTCCAGCTACGAGAACacctccccccccttctcccccctctcctccccagccagcagcGGCGGCTACACTAGCCCCTCGcccagcagccaggagcagggtccAGCCGTGCCCCCCCTTGTCCCGCTCCGCTCCTCCAGCTACAACCACGCATTGCAGCCACCCACCCAGTGCCCGCCTCCCCCACCCAGTGGGTGTCCCGGCGAGCCTTGGCCGGCTGAGAGGCTCGAGGACCACCGGGCAGGCAGTCCCCGGCTGACCCCCAGGGCAGCGCCGCGGCCACGGGCAGCCTTGCAGgagcggccccccagccccttccgGGAACCACGGgaccccccggcccccagccggCAGCCGGCTGGCAGGGCAGTCCTGGAGGCCCGGCTGCAGCCCCCTGAGAGCCCGCGGGCAGCCCGGAGGAACATGGAGAGCATGCGGGAGCTGCCCCCCCTGAGCCCCTCCTTGTCGCGCCGGGCCGCcagcccccgggcagcccccgacgcctcctccccgcagccccggctgggcAGGGAGGTGCCCGGCAGCCCCCGTGCCAGGcgcaagggcccagaggagccaAGGGGCGCTGGGAGCCCCTCGCCCCCGCTGCTGGCAGAGACTGCCCCGCGCCGCCCCAGCTTCAGCACCTGCCTAAGCCCAGCATAcgggctgggctccccagccatGCCCTCGCCCCGGCAGAGCCCCCGTGCCCCCAGAAAGACCTCGGGGGACCCGCGGCCACCGACAGGACCGCGGGAGCGCAAGAACAGCATCACCGAGATCAGCGACAACGAGGACGAGCTGCTGGAGTACCAccggcggcagcggcaggagcGGGTGCGGGAGCAGGAGATGGAGCGCCTG GAGCGGCAGCGCCTGGAGACCATCCTGAACCTCTGTGCCGAGTACACCAAAACGGATGGCACTGAGCCGGCCGACGTGCACCGGCTCCTGGCTGGTGATGCGGATGCTGGCCAGCGGGTGCCCAGGGGTGCCATGACTCTGGGCCATGCCTCCAAGGAGCTGCAACAGAGGGAGAGCCTGGAGAGGTCGGATGAGGAGAACCTGAAGGAGGAGTGCAGCAGCACTGAGAGCACCCACCATGAG CACGAGGAGCTGGCAGGCCCCCGGGCCAAGGAGGCACAGCGGCTGGAGGAGGAGCGCGCCAGTGTGCTTGGCCGCCTGGACCAGCTGAAGGGCCACGTCaaggagctggagcagcagctgcaggagacaTCGCGAGAG GCGGAGATGGAGCGGGCGCTGCTGCAGGGCGAGCGGGAGTCGGAGGCGGCGCGGCTGCGGCAGGAGCAGGAGGCggtgcagcagctgcaggagaagctCTCCAGCCTGGACGCCAGCATCCGGAAGGAGCGGGACAAG GAGGCGGAGGCGCTGGAGATGGAGGCCAAGCTGTTTGAGGACCTGGAGTTCCAGCAGCTGGAGCGGGAGAGCCGCCTCGAGGAGGAGCGCGAGGCGCggggccagcagctcctgcagagccgGGCCGAGTGCCACCGCAGCATCGCCCGCAGGAAG GAGCGGGTGGCTGCCCTGGACGCCCAGGCTGCCCAGATCCGGCTGCAGAGTGCCCAGGAGGCCGAGCGCCTGGCCAGGGAGAGGAACGGCATCCTGCAGCTCCTACAGAAG GAGAAGGAGAAGCTCGTGTCTCTGGAGAGGCGATACCAGCTCGTCACAGGCGGCAGGAGCTTCCCCAAAATGTCCTCAGCTCTCAGAGAG GAGACCCTCCATATCTCAGAGCCTTATGAGCTGTTGGAGGGAACTAAGCCCCTGagccccctgccagcagcagctgcctccttaGCTTCTCCTGCCGCCCGCTCCTACCCCAAGGCACAAGAG GAGTACATGAGGCTGTCTGACGTTTTCAGGTTCTGCAGCAATGCGCACGGCCCCAGCCCGGACACTaaagcttctgctgctgcccctgctgccGCTCAGCGCTCTTTCTTGCTTGCTGTACCTCCCGCAGCCGACGAG TACGTGACCGTTGAGCAGCTCTCGGGCATCCTGGGTGGCCTCCACGCCCCTGCTGCTTCCCCGCTGGGCTGCGCCCCTCCGGCTCCTTCATCCTCAGGctgtgctgctcctcctcctcttccatctctctcttctccctccgtCTCTGCAGAG atggagcagcagctgctggggggcCCCGTGTGGCTCCCAGCTCTTGATTTAGAGAAGTGGTACCAGGAGGTCATGGCTGGCTTTgagacctcctcctcctctgtctctcctccttcttcccctcctccgcTTCCAGCTAAAGCTCACTCCTCTCACAAGCCTCTCCAG GTCTATCGTGCCAAAACGGAGGGCGACGCTGGTGCCCTTGCCCCTCGGATGAAGACCGTGACTCCCTCGTCCTCACAGCTCAACCTCTGCGTGCTGGGGCGCAGCCCCTCACCCAAG CTGACCACCTGCCGTCCTGCCCAGGGCCCACCGAGCCCAGTGGGCAGCCTGCCCCGCAACCTGGCAGCCACGCTGCAAGACATCGAGATGAAGCGCCAGCTGGCCCTGCAGCAGAAGG GTCAGCAGGTGATTGAGGAGCAGAAGCGGCGGCTGGCAGAGCTGAAGCAGAAAGCGGCCGCCGAGGCTCAGTCCCAGTGGGAAGCCCTGCACGGGCAGCCCCCCTTCCCCGCTGCCTTCCCCCCACTCGTGCATCACTCCATCCTCCACCACCACCGTCCCCATGGCATCGGGCCCCGGGCCGAGGAGCTGGACCACGCGTACGACACCCTCAGCCTGGAGAGCTCAGACAGCATGGAGACGAGCATCTCCACCGGCAACAACTCTGCCTGCTCGCCCGACAACATCTCCAG TGCCAGCGGGATGGAGGCGGGGAAGATTGAGGAGATGGAGAAGATGCTGAAGGAGGCACACGCGGAGAAGTCACGGCTGATGGAGTCCCGG GAGCGGGAGATGGAGCTGCGGCGGCAGGCGCTGGAGGATGAACGCCGGCGCCGGGAGCAGCTGGAACGCCGGTTGCAGGACGAGACGGCGCGGCGGCAGAAGCTGGTGGAGAAAGAGGTCAAGCTGCGGGAGAAGCACTTCTCACAG GCTCGTCCCCTGACGCGGTACCTCCCAATCCGCAAGGAGGATTTCGACCTGCGGCTGCACATCGAGTCCTCAGGCCACAGCGTGGACACCTGCTACCACGTCATCCTGACAGAGAAGATGTGCAAGGGCTACCTGGTCAAGATGGGTGGCAAGATCAAGTCTTGGAAGAAGCGCTGGTTCGTCTTTGACCGCATGAAGCGCACCCTCTCCTACTATGTGG ATAAACACGAGACAAAGCTGAAAGGTGTCATCTACTTCCAAGCCATCGAAGAGGTTTACTACGACCACCTCCGCAGCGCGGCGAAG aGCCCCAACCCCGCGCTCACCTTCTGCGTCAAAACCCACGACCGCCTCTACTACATGGTGGCACCCTCGGCCGAGGCCATGCGCATCTGGATGGACGTCATTGTCACCGGGGCAGAGGGGTACACCCAGTTCATGAACTGA
- the PHLDB1 gene encoding pleckstrin homology-like domain family B member 1 isoform X7: MEAPGRIPASPTRRVQTIIQNSPLDLIDTGKGLKVQTEKPHLVSLGSGRLSTAVTLLPLEEGRTTIGTAARDIVLQGPGLAPQHCYIENVRGTLTLHPCGNACAIDGVPLRRPTRLTQGCTICLGQATFLRFNHPAEAKWMKSMIPAGGRSPAALYGLSAKPEALVNGGRQPAERGCPSHSSLVSSIEKDLQDIMDSLVLEEPASPGGKKPPAHGRSPLSPVVNGGGRCLLSPPPSPGATSGGSSYENTSPPFSPLSSPASSGGYTSPSPSSQEQGPAVPPLVPLRSSSYNHALQPPTQCPPPPPSGCPGEPWPAERLEDHRAGSPRLTPRAAPRPRAALQERPPSPFREPRDPPAPSRQPAGRAVLEARLQPPESPRAARRNMESMRELPPLSPSLSRRAASPRAAPDASSPQPRLGREVPGSPRARRKGPEEPRGAGSPSPPLLAETAPRRPSFSTCLSPAYGLGSPAMPSPRQSPRAPRKTSGDPRPPTGPRERKNSITEISDNEDELLEYHRRQRQERVREQEMERLERQRLETILNLCAEYTKTDGTEPADVHRLLAGDADAGQRVPRGAMTLGHASKELQQRESLERSDEENLKEECSSTESTHHEHEELAGPRAKEAQRLEEERASVLGRLDQLKGHVKELEQQLQETSREAEMERALLQGERESEAARLRQEQEAVQQLQEKLSSLDASIRKERDKEAEALEMEAKLFEDLEFQQLERESRLEEEREARGQQLLQSRAECHRSIARRKERVAALDAQAAQIRLQSAQEAERLARERNGILQLLQKEKEKLVSLERRYQLVTGGRSFPKMSSALREETLHISEPYELLEGTKPLSPLPAAAASLASPAARSYPKAQEEYMRLSDVFRFCSNAHGPSPDTKASAAAPAAAQRSFLLAVPPAADEVYRAKTEGDAGALAPRMKTVTPSSSQLNLCVLGRSPSPKLTTCRPAQGPPSPVGSLPRNLAATLQDIEMKRQLALQQKAEPLPAEPLQPGDLPGQQVIEEQKRRLAELKQKAAAEAQSQWEALHGQPPFPAAFPPLVHHSILHHHRPHGIGPRAEELDHAYDTLSLESSDSMETSISTGNNSACSPDNISSASGMEAGKIEEMEKMLKEAHAEKSRLMESREREMELRRQALEDERRRREQLERRLQDETARRQKLVEKEVKLREKHFSQARPLTRYLPIRKEDFDLRLHIESSGHSVDTCYHVILTEKMCKGYLVKMGGKIKSWKKRWFVFDRMKRTLSYYVDKHETKLKGVIYFQAIEEVYYDHLRSAAKSPNPALTFCVKTHDRLYYMVAPSAEAMRIWMDVIVTGAEGYTQFMN, from the exons ATGGAGGCACCCGGCAGGATCCCCGCCAGCCCGACCCGCAGAGTCCAGACCATCATCCAG aaCAGCCCCCTGGACCTGATCGACACGGGCAAGGGGCTGAAGGTGCAAACGGAGAAGCCGCACTTGGTgagcctgggcagcggccggctCAGCACCGCTGTCACGCTCCTGCCCCTGGAGGAAG GGAGGACCACCATCGGCACGGCCGCAAGGGACATCGTCCTGCAGGGCCCCGGGCTGGCGCCTCAGCACTGCTACATCGAGAACGTGCGGGGGACGCTCACCCTGCACCCCTGCGGCAATGCCTGCGCCATCGACGGCGTGCCGCTCCGGCGGCCCACACGCCTCACCCAAG ggTGCACCATCTGCTTGGGCCAGGCCACCTTCCTCCGCTTCAACCACCCTGCCGAGGCCAAGTGGATGAAGAGCATGATCCCAGCGGGGGGCAGGAGCCCAGCGGCTCTCTACGGACTGTCAGCAA AGCCTGAGGCCCTGGTGAACGGTGGCCGCCAGCCGGCTGAGCGCGGGTGTCCCAGCCATAGCTCCCTCGTCAGCTCCATCGAGAAGGACCTGCAGGACATCATGGACTCGCTGGTGCTGGAGGAGCCAGCGTCCCCCGGCGGCAAGAAGCCACCTGCCCATGGCCggtcccccctctccccagtggTGAACGGGGGTGGGCGTTGCCTCCtgtcccccccacccagccccgggGCCACCTCGGGGGGCTCCAGCTACGAGAACacctccccccccttctcccccctctcctccccagccagcagcGGCGGCTACACTAGCCCCTCGcccagcagccaggagcagggtccAGCCGTGCCCCCCCTTGTCCCGCTCCGCTCCTCCAGCTACAACCACGCATTGCAGCCACCCACCCAGTGCCCGCCTCCCCCACCCAGTGGGTGTCCCGGCGAGCCTTGGCCGGCTGAGAGGCTCGAGGACCACCGGGCAGGCAGTCCCCGGCTGACCCCCAGGGCAGCGCCGCGGCCACGGGCAGCCTTGCAGgagcggccccccagccccttccgGGAACCACGGgaccccccggcccccagccggCAGCCGGCTGGCAGGGCAGTCCTGGAGGCCCGGCTGCAGCCCCCTGAGAGCCCGCGGGCAGCCCGGAGGAACATGGAGAGCATGCGGGAGCTGCCCCCCCTGAGCCCCTCCTTGTCGCGCCGGGCCGCcagcccccgggcagcccccgacgcctcctccccgcagccccggctgggcAGGGAGGTGCCCGGCAGCCCCCGTGCCAGGcgcaagggcccagaggagccaAGGGGCGCTGGGAGCCCCTCGCCCCCGCTGCTGGCAGAGACTGCCCCGCGCCGCCCCAGCTTCAGCACCTGCCTAAGCCCAGCATAcgggctgggctccccagccatGCCCTCGCCCCGGCAGAGCCCCCGTGCCCCCAGAAAGACCTCGGGGGACCCGCGGCCACCGACAGGACCGCGGGAGCGCAAGAACAGCATCACCGAGATCAGCGACAACGAGGACGAGCTGCTGGAGTACCAccggcggcagcggcaggagcGGGTGCGGGAGCAGGAGATGGAGCGCCTG GAGCGGCAGCGCCTGGAGACCATCCTGAACCTCTGTGCCGAGTACACCAAAACGGATGGCACTGAGCCGGCCGACGTGCACCGGCTCCTGGCTGGTGATGCGGATGCTGGCCAGCGGGTGCCCAGGGGTGCCATGACTCTGGGCCATGCCTCCAAGGAGCTGCAACAGAGGGAGAGCCTGGAGAGGTCGGATGAGGAGAACCTGAAGGAGGAGTGCAGCAGCACTGAGAGCACCCACCATGAG CACGAGGAGCTGGCAGGCCCCCGGGCCAAGGAGGCACAGCGGCTGGAGGAGGAGCGCGCCAGTGTGCTTGGCCGCCTGGACCAGCTGAAGGGCCACGTCaaggagctggagcagcagctgcaggagacaTCGCGAGAG GCGGAGATGGAGCGGGCGCTGCTGCAGGGCGAGCGGGAGTCGGAGGCGGCGCGGCTGCGGCAGGAGCAGGAGGCggtgcagcagctgcaggagaagctCTCCAGCCTGGACGCCAGCATCCGGAAGGAGCGGGACAAG GAGGCGGAGGCGCTGGAGATGGAGGCCAAGCTGTTTGAGGACCTGGAGTTCCAGCAGCTGGAGCGGGAGAGCCGCCTCGAGGAGGAGCGCGAGGCGCggggccagcagctcctgcagagccgGGCCGAGTGCCACCGCAGCATCGCCCGCAGGAAG GAGCGGGTGGCTGCCCTGGACGCCCAGGCTGCCCAGATCCGGCTGCAGAGTGCCCAGGAGGCCGAGCGCCTGGCCAGGGAGAGGAACGGCATCCTGCAGCTCCTACAGAAG GAGAAGGAGAAGCTCGTGTCTCTGGAGAGGCGATACCAGCTCGTCACAGGCGGCAGGAGCTTCCCCAAAATGTCCTCAGCTCTCAGAGAG GAGACCCTCCATATCTCAGAGCCTTATGAGCTGTTGGAGGGAACTAAGCCCCTGagccccctgccagcagcagctgcctccttaGCTTCTCCTGCCGCCCGCTCCTACCCCAAGGCACAAGAG GAGTACATGAGGCTGTCTGACGTTTTCAGGTTCTGCAGCAATGCGCACGGCCCCAGCCCGGACACTaaagcttctgctgctgcccctgctgccGCTCAGCGCTCTTTCTTGCTTGCTGTACCTCCCGCAGCCGACGAG GTCTATCGTGCCAAAACGGAGGGCGACGCTGGTGCCCTTGCCCCTCGGATGAAGACCGTGACTCCCTCGTCCTCACAGCTCAACCTCTGCGTGCTGGGGCGCAGCCCCTCACCCAAG CTGACCACCTGCCGTCCTGCCCAGGGCCCACCGAGCCCAGTGGGCAGCCTGCCCCGCAACCTGGCAGCCACGCTGCAAGACATCGAGATGAAGCGCCAGCTGGCCCTGCAGCAGAAGG CTGAGCCGCTCCCAGCAGAGCCCTTGCAGCCGGGTGATCTACCAG GTCAGCAGGTGATTGAGGAGCAGAAGCGGCGGCTGGCAGAGCTGAAGCAGAAAGCGGCCGCCGAGGCTCAGTCCCAGTGGGAAGCCCTGCACGGGCAGCCCCCCTTCCCCGCTGCCTTCCCCCCACTCGTGCATCACTCCATCCTCCACCACCACCGTCCCCATGGCATCGGGCCCCGGGCCGAGGAGCTGGACCACGCGTACGACACCCTCAGCCTGGAGAGCTCAGACAGCATGGAGACGAGCATCTCCACCGGCAACAACTCTGCCTGCTCGCCCGACAACATCTCCAG TGCCAGCGGGATGGAGGCGGGGAAGATTGAGGAGATGGAGAAGATGCTGAAGGAGGCACACGCGGAGAAGTCACGGCTGATGGAGTCCCGG GAGCGGGAGATGGAGCTGCGGCGGCAGGCGCTGGAGGATGAACGCCGGCGCCGGGAGCAGCTGGAACGCCGGTTGCAGGACGAGACGGCGCGGCGGCAGAAGCTGGTGGAGAAAGAGGTCAAGCTGCGGGAGAAGCACTTCTCACAG GCTCGTCCCCTGACGCGGTACCTCCCAATCCGCAAGGAGGATTTCGACCTGCGGCTGCACATCGAGTCCTCAGGCCACAGCGTGGACACCTGCTACCACGTCATCCTGACAGAGAAGATGTGCAAGGGCTACCTGGTCAAGATGGGTGGCAAGATCAAGTCTTGGAAGAAGCGCTGGTTCGTCTTTGACCGCATGAAGCGCACCCTCTCCTACTATGTGG ATAAACACGAGACAAAGCTGAAAGGTGTCATCTACTTCCAAGCCATCGAAGAGGTTTACTACGACCACCTCCGCAGCGCGGCGAAG aGCCCCAACCCCGCGCTCACCTTCTGCGTCAAAACCCACGACCGCCTCTACTACATGGTGGCACCCTCGGCCGAGGCCATGCGCATCTGGATGGACGTCATTGTCACCGGGGCAGAGGGGTACACCCAGTTCATGAACTGA